A portion of the Streptococcus urinalis 2285-97 genome contains these proteins:
- a CDS encoding M42 family metallopeptidase, translating into MKTTIDYITKLTTIPSPTGFTNTIMTYVKNELEHFGYQPKITNKGGLMVSVEGEDTEKHRVVTAHLDTLGAMVRAIKPDGRLKMDLVGGFVYNAIEGENCTVHVAKNGKEISGTILIHQTSVHVYKDAGTAERNQTSMEVRLDEKVRTAEDTKALGIEVGDFISFDPRVVVTESGFIKSRHLDDKVSAAILIELLKTYKSEDITLPQTTHFYFSAFEEVGHGANSSLPPQAVEYLAVDMGAMGDDQTTDEYTVSICVKDASGPYHYDFRQHLVELCHQNNIAFQLDIYPYYGSDASAAMRSGAEVKHALLGAGIESSHSYERTHIDSIQETEKLVDAYLKSPLVSENIN; encoded by the coding sequence ATGAAAACAACTATTGACTACATTACAAAACTGACAACAATTCCATCACCAACAGGATTCACAAATACCATAATGACTTATGTTAAAAACGAACTAGAACATTTTGGATACCAACCCAAAATAACAAACAAAGGGGGATTAATGGTTAGTGTCGAAGGTGAGGACACAGAAAAACACCGTGTCGTTACTGCACATTTAGATACTTTAGGAGCTATGGTTCGTGCCATTAAACCTGATGGTCGTCTAAAAATGGATCTTGTCGGTGGCTTTGTTTACAACGCTATCGAGGGAGAAAATTGCACCGTACATGTTGCTAAAAATGGAAAAGAAATTTCAGGTACTATTTTAATTCATCAAACATCTGTACATGTCTATAAAGATGCTGGAACTGCTGAGAGAAATCAGACTAGCATGGAAGTCAGACTTGATGAAAAAGTGAGAACTGCTGAAGATACAAAAGCATTGGGTATTGAAGTTGGAGATTTTATCTCTTTTGATCCACGTGTTGTAGTCACAGAGTCAGGCTTTATCAAATCACGTCACCTAGACGATAAAGTCTCTGCTGCTATCTTAATAGAGCTTTTAAAAACTTATAAATCTGAAGACATTACCCTTCCACAAACAACTCATTTTTATTTCTCAGCTTTTGAAGAAGTTGGTCATGGTGCAAATTCAAGTTTACCACCACAAGCTGTTGAATATCTGGCGGTCGATATGGGAGCTATGGGTGATGACCAAACAACAGACGAATACACTGTCTCAATTTGCGTCAAAGATGCCTCTGGACCCTATCATTATGATTTTAGACAACATTTAGTTGAACTTTGCCATCAAAATAACATAGCATTCCAACTAGATATTTATCCATACTATGGAAGCGATGCTTCTGCAGCAATGCGCTCTGGTGCTGAAGTCAAGCATGCCCTCTTGGGTGCAGGTATTGAATCAAGTCATTCTTATGAACGCACACACATAGACTCTATTCAAGAAACAGAAAAACTTGTGGATGCCTATCTAAAAAGTCCCCTTGTCTCAGAAAATATAAACTAA
- the pabB gene encoding aminodeoxychorismate synthase component I has translation MHQISIIDFKELGYRLQFTNPITELKTKILADIPKLMADVTAYQEKGYYVVGYLTYEAAKAFDPQFETYSKTLNNGYLAYFTVHDSYQQLDFPLSYQKTPLAQNWQTNITEANYQKAIAQIHHQMRYGNTYQVNFTIQLEQELDELNHLDLYNQLMVEQQAGYNAYIAYDDVVILSASPELFFKRLSQTLITRPMKGTTKRGANLIQDKAEANWLANDAKNRSENMMIVDLLRNDMGKICQTGSVKVTSLCQVEQYSTVWQMTSTIEGQLDKGTTLYHIFEALFPCGSITGAPKQSTMSIISQLEENPRGVYCGTIGILFPNGDAYFNVPIRTIQMNQNKATYGVGGGITWESKWHEEWQEIKQKSAILYRQKPTFDLLTTAKVENQHILFYAEHLNRLKEASHYFGYPFYEEKLKQLITDHLSTLDSSDYRLSIKLNHQGQISISSQTLVPLSEAFLTAKLKKQDKPIKDSPFTFFKTTYRPHLEKSNQETIYFDDDQFLLETSIGNLFLEIDNHLYTPPVDFGILPGIFRQSLLEKGIVIEKKLTLDDLKRAIRIFAGNAIRGLYQLTLDD, from the coding sequence ATGCATCAAATTTCCATCATTGATTTTAAAGAACTCGGTTATCGCCTTCAATTTACAAACCCCATAACTGAGCTAAAGACAAAAATATTAGCTGACATTCCAAAATTAATGGCTGATGTAACAGCCTATCAAGAAAAAGGGTATTATGTCGTTGGTTACTTGACCTACGAAGCTGCTAAAGCTTTTGATCCACAGTTTGAAACGTATTCAAAAACTTTAAACAATGGATACCTAGCCTACTTTACTGTACATGACAGCTATCAACAACTTGATTTTCCTCTATCTTATCAGAAAACACCTTTAGCCCAAAATTGGCAAACAAATATCACTGAGGCTAATTATCAAAAAGCAATTGCTCAGATTCACCATCAAATGCGTTATGGCAATACTTATCAAGTCAATTTTACAATACAATTAGAACAAGAATTAGATGAGTTGAATCATCTTGATTTATACAACCAGCTAATGGTCGAACAACAAGCAGGTTATAATGCCTATATTGCTTATGATGATGTCGTTATTCTCTCTGCCAGTCCCGAACTCTTTTTTAAAAGATTGTCTCAAACTTTAATCACAAGGCCAATGAAAGGGACAACAAAACGAGGCGCAAATCTTATCCAAGACAAAGCTGAAGCAAATTGGTTAGCCAACGATGCTAAAAATCGCTCAGAGAATATGATGATTGTTGACTTACTTCGTAATGACATGGGAAAAATTTGTCAAACAGGTTCCGTTAAAGTAACGTCACTCTGTCAGGTTGAACAATACTCAACGGTTTGGCAGATGACATCCACAATAGAAGGCCAATTAGATAAAGGAACGACACTCTATCACATTTTCGAGGCTTTATTTCCCTGTGGATCCATCACAGGTGCTCCAAAACAGTCTACCATGTCAATCATTAGTCAATTAGAAGAGAATCCACGCGGCGTCTATTGTGGAACCATAGGTATTTTATTCCCAAATGGAGATGCTTATTTCAATGTTCCTATTCGCACCATTCAAATGAACCAAAACAAAGCTACTTACGGTGTTGGTGGCGGGATCACTTGGGAAAGTAAATGGCATGAAGAATGGCAAGAAATCAAGCAGAAATCTGCTATTCTCTATCGACAAAAGCCAACATTTGACCTCTTGACGACTGCAAAAGTTGAAAACCAGCACATCTTGTTTTATGCAGAACATCTTAATCGTTTAAAAGAAGCTAGTCACTATTTTGGTTATCCTTTTTACGAGGAAAAACTGAAACAACTGATTACAGACCACCTTTCCACATTAGACTCTAGCGACTACCGTCTCTCTATCAAGCTAAATCATCAAGGTCAAATAAGCATAAGCAGCCAGACACTTGTTCCTTTATCTGAAGCTTTTTTGACAGCCAAGTTAAAAAAACAAGATAAACCCATTAAAGACTCGCCATTCACTTTTTTCAAAACGACTTACCGTCCACATCTTGAAAAAAGTAATCAAGAAACAATTTATTTTGATGACGACCAATTTCTACTAGAAACCAGTATTGGAAATCTCTTTTTAGAGATAGATAATCACCTTTATACCCCACCAGTAGATTTTGGTATTTTACCAGGTATTTTTAGGCAATCACTATTAGAAAAAGGAATCGTGATTGAAAAGAAACTGACGCTAGATGACCTCAAGAGAGCTATTCGTATCTTTGCTGGTAATGCGATACGTGGTCTCTATCAACTGACTCTTGATGATTAA
- a CDS encoding anthranilate synthase component II — protein MLLLIDNHDSFTYNLKQYLSKHDQVLVLKNDDPTLFQVADKANALIYSPGPGRPEEANAMLDMIKTFSKQKPILGVCLGHQALALSFGGKLSLAKEVMHGKEVLIKVDRDSTLFQGLPEQVKVMRYHSYIVSELPKAFQITARTINTNEVMAIEHQSLPLYGLQFHPESIGTPLGQVMIDHFINSINDKRFT, from the coding sequence ATGTTGTTATTAATTGATAATCATGATTCTTTTACTTATAATTTAAAGCAGTACTTATCAAAACATGACCAAGTTCTTGTTCTAAAAAATGATGACCCTACTTTATTTCAAGTAGCAGATAAAGCAAATGCTTTAATCTATTCTCCTGGTCCTGGTAGACCTGAGGAGGCAAATGCTATGCTAGATATGATCAAGACATTTTCCAAACAAAAGCCAATTTTAGGGGTCTGCCTAGGACATCAAGCTTTAGCCCTTTCATTTGGTGGAAAATTATCACTCGCTAAAGAAGTCATGCATGGTAAAGAAGTTTTGATAAAGGTCGATAGAGATAGTACTTTATTTCAGGGTTTACCTGAACAAGTAAAGGTAATGCGCTATCATTCTTATATTGTTTCAGAACTACCAAAAGCTTTCCAAATCACTGCTAGAACTATCAATACTAATGAAGTGATGGCTATTGAACATCAATCATTGCCACTCTATGGTTTACAATTTCATCCTGAAAGTATTGGAACGCCACTCGGACAAGTCATGATTGATCATTTTATCAATAGTATCAATGATAAGAGATTCACTTAG
- a CDS encoding 16S rRNA (uracil(1498)-N(3))-methyltransferase, producing MQQYFVNGKAQDFVTIEDKETIKHMFNVMRLSEDDQVVLVFDDGIKRLAKVRNKEIYQFEVIKTLEDNVEMPVQVTIASGFSKGDKLDLVTQKATELGATAIWAFPADWSVVKWDSKKLAKKEDKLRKIALGAAQQSKRNKVPEVCLFAKKDSFFQAIEAFDWVFVAYEESAKEGELSALAKNLQTIKKGEKILFIFGPEGGISPDEIAHFESKGAVKVGLGPRIMRTETAPLYALSSLSYVLEMQNDN from the coding sequence ATGCAACAGTATTTTGTCAATGGCAAAGCTCAAGACTTTGTCACTATCGAAGATAAAGAGACCATCAAGCATATGTTCAATGTCATGCGATTATCAGAAGATGATCAAGTGGTTTTGGTTTTTGATGATGGGATCAAACGTTTAGCTAAAGTTAGAAATAAAGAGATTTATCAGTTTGAAGTGATAAAAACTTTAGAAGATAATGTTGAAATGCCTGTTCAAGTGACTATAGCTTCTGGTTTTTCAAAAGGAGATAAGTTAGATCTTGTTACTCAAAAGGCGACTGAACTAGGTGCTACAGCTATCTGGGCTTTCCCAGCAGATTGGTCTGTGGTAAAATGGGACAGCAAAAAACTAGCAAAAAAAGAGGATAAGCTTCGCAAAATAGCCTTAGGAGCAGCACAACAATCAAAACGCAACAAAGTTCCTGAAGTTTGTCTCTTTGCTAAGAAAGATTCCTTTTTTCAGGCAATTGAAGCCTTTGATTGGGTCTTTGTGGCCTATGAAGAGTCAGCGAAAGAAGGGGAATTATCAGCACTAGCAAAAAATCTACAGACAATCAAAAAAGGAGAGAAAATCCTCTTCATTTTTGGACCAGAAGGGGGTATTTCTCCTGATGAAATAGCTCATTTTGAATCTAAAGGTGCTGTTAAAGTTGGCCTTGGTCCAAGAATCATGAGAACAGAAACGGCTCCTTTATATGCATTGAGTAGTCTTTCCTATGTTTTGGAGATGCAAAATGACAATTAG
- the nrdI gene encoding class Ib ribonucleoside-diphosphate reductase assembly flavoprotein NrdI, giving the protein MTEELTIVYISLSGNTQSFVKRLSQHLLTKHQIKVNQINIKDLKHETFPVEEDYVAILPTYLEGGNGLDSGDVEILTTPLGEFIASHGNVDHCFGIIGSGNRNFNNQYCLTAKQYSKRFGFPMLGDFELRGTSADIERLADIILKAKEDFQTK; this is encoded by the coding sequence ATGACTGAAGAATTGACAATTGTCTACATCAGTTTAAGTGGTAATACACAAAGTTTTGTCAAAAGATTATCACAACATTTGTTGACTAAACATCAAATTAAGGTAAACCAAATCAACATAAAAGACCTAAAACATGAAACCTTCCCTGTCGAAGAGGATTATGTTGCCATCTTACCAACCTACCTTGAAGGAGGCAATGGTCTTGATAGTGGAGATGTTGAAATCTTGACCACACCATTAGGTGAATTTATAGCCAGTCATGGAAATGTCGACCATTGTTTTGGCATCATTGGTTCAGGAAATCGAAATTTTAATAACCAATATTGTCTGACTGCAAAACAATATTCAAAACGTTTTGGATTCCCAATGCTAGGAGATTTTGAATTACGTGGAACAAGCGCTGATATTGAAAGACTTGCTGACATTATATTAAAAGCTAAAGAAGATTTTCAGACAAAATAA
- a CDS encoding endonuclease/exonuclease/phosphatase family protein — MINCLTINTHSWMEVNALKKLFDLAEHILAENYDIVCLQEINQLIESETVDQSDLDYYHPIAESPEIHTDNYAFLLVNYLEKHGRYYHWSWAYNHIGYDIYQEGVAILSKTAIDVEAKLISDTDDPGDYHTRRALIAQTFLKDKPITVVSLHMSWYEKGFDKEWRRLEKVLLPKKDNLILLGDFNNPSGEEGYQMILKSPLELFDSHKVARRVIGTHTILADIDGWEDSHQQLKVDYAFVSSTFRVISSEVTLDGGTEPIVSDHFGLKIKCDN, encoded by the coding sequence ATGATCAATTGTTTAACGATTAACACGCATTCTTGGATGGAAGTGAATGCACTAAAAAAATTATTTGATTTAGCAGAACATATTTTAGCAGAGAACTATGATATTGTCTGTCTTCAAGAAATCAATCAATTAATTGAAAGTGAGACAGTTGATCAATCTGATTTAGACTATTATCACCCTATTGCTGAATCACCGGAAATTCACACTGATAATTATGCTTTTTTATTGGTTAATTATTTAGAAAAACATGGCAGGTATTATCATTGGTCTTGGGCTTACAATCATATTGGTTATGATATTTACCAAGAAGGTGTTGCCATATTATCGAAGACAGCTATTGATGTTGAAGCAAAACTTATTTCTGATACAGACGATCCCGGTGATTACCATACAAGACGTGCGCTCATAGCTCAGACGTTTTTAAAAGATAAACCAATAACTGTGGTCAGCCTACATATGTCTTGGTATGAAAAAGGATTTGATAAGGAGTGGAGAAGGCTTGAGAAAGTTTTATTACCCAAAAAAGATAATCTCATTCTACTTGGAGATTTTAATAATCCATCAGGAGAAGAAGGCTATCAGATGATTTTAAAAAGTCCTTTAGAGCTTTTTGATAGTCACAAGGTAGCTCGTAGAGTGATAGGTACTCATACTATTTTGGCGGATATTGATGGCTGGGAAGACAGTCATCAACAACTCAAAGTCGACTATGCTTTTGTCAGCTCAACTTTTAGGGTAATATCGTCGGAAGTGACATTAGATGGTGGAACAGAACCAATAGTCAGTGATCATTTTGGCTTGAAAATAAAATGTGACAATTAA
- a CDS encoding DUF3013 family protein: protein MANFGFLSVLEEELDKHLNYDFAMDWDKKNHAVEVTFIIEAQNKEAVETIDDKGQVNDNDIVFEDYVLFYNPQKSQFDAEDYLVTIPFDAKKGLSREFLNYFAQFLNDVATEGHSDLMDFLEDDAQIDFALTWNQEAFEQGRAKLEEKDFYPYPRY from the coding sequence ATGGCTAATTTTGGATTTTTATCAGTATTGGAAGAAGAACTGGACAAACACTTAAACTATGACTTTGCTATGGATTGGGACAAGAAAAATCATGCGGTTGAAGTTACTTTTATCATTGAGGCTCAAAATAAAGAAGCTGTAGAAACGATTGATGATAAAGGTCAAGTCAATGATAATGACATTGTATTTGAAGATTATGTGCTCTTTTACAATCCTCAAAAATCACAATTTGATGCAGAAGATTATCTTGTGACCATACCTTTTGATGCTAAAAAAGGATTATCAAGAGAATTTCTAAACTATTTTGCACAATTTTTGAATGATGTCGCTACTGAAGGCCATAGTGATTTAATGGACTTTCTAGAAGATGATGCGCAAATTGATTTTGCATTGACATGGAATCAAGAAGCCTTTGAGCAAGGTAGAGCAAAGCTTGAAGAAAAAGACTTTTACCCTTATCCGAGGTATTGA
- a CDS encoding RelA/SpoT family protein, whose product MAKEVNLTGDEVLDLTKKYMNESDVAFVKKALDYATAAHFYQARKSGEPYIIHPIQVAGILADLHLDAVTVACGFLHDVVEDTDITLDDIELDFGKDVRDIVDGVTKLGKVEYKSHEEQLAENHRKMLMAMSKDIRVILVKLADRLHNMRTLKHLRKDKQERISRETMEIYAPLAHRLGISRIKWELEDLAFRYLNEVEFYKISHLMSEKRREREALVDEIVEKITTYTNEQGLYGEVYGRPKHIYSIYRKMRDKKKRFDQIFDLIAIRCIMETASDVYAMVGYIHELWRPMPGRFKDYIAAPKANGYQSIHTTVYGPKGPIEIQIRTKDMHAVAEYGVAAHWAYKKGIKGKVNQAEQKVGMNWINELVELQDASNGDAKDFVDSVKEEIFSERIYVFTPNGAVQELPKDSGPIDFAYAIHTQVGEKATGAKVNGRMVPLTAKLKTGDVVEIVTNPNSFGPSRDWIKLVKTNKARNKIRQFFKNQDKEMSINKGRELLVDYFQEQGFVANKYLEKKRIDEILPRLSVKSEEALYAAVGFGDLSPVSVFNKLTEKERREEERAKAKAEAEELLHGGEIKHENREVLKVKSENGVIIQGASGLLMRIAKCCNPVPGDPIEGYITKGRGIAIHRADCNNIKSQEGYEQRLIEVEWDEANSSKEYQAEIDIYGLNRSGLLNDILQILSNATKSISSVNAQPTKDMKFANIHVSFGIPNLAHLTTVVDKIKIIPDVYSVKRTNG is encoded by the coding sequence ATGGCTAAAGAAGTAAATTTAACTGGTGATGAAGTCCTAGATCTCACCAAAAAATATATGAATGAGTCTGATGTTGCATTTGTAAAAAAAGCGCTAGATTACGCAACTGCAGCACATTTTTATCAGGCAAGAAAATCAGGAGAGCCATACATTATTCATCCAATTCAAGTTGCAGGGATATTAGCCGACCTCCACTTAGATGCTGTAACAGTCGCTTGTGGTTTTTTGCATGATGTTGTTGAAGATACGGATATAACGTTAGATGATATTGAGCTTGATTTTGGCAAAGATGTCCGTGATATTGTAGATGGTGTCACAAAGCTTGGTAAAGTTGAGTATAAGTCTCACGAAGAGCAATTAGCCGAAAATCATCGCAAAATGCTCATGGCAATGTCAAAGGATATTCGTGTTATCTTAGTGAAACTGGCTGACCGTCTACACAATATGCGGACTTTAAAGCATTTACGTAAAGATAAACAAGAACGTATTTCTCGTGAAACGATGGAGATTTATGCGCCATTAGCACATCGTTTAGGGATTAGTCGGATTAAGTGGGAACTTGAAGATTTAGCTTTTCGATACCTTAACGAAGTTGAGTTTTACAAGATTTCTCACCTAATGAGTGAAAAACGTCGGGAACGTGAAGCCTTAGTAGATGAAATTGTTGAAAAGATTACAACCTATACAAATGAGCAAGGCCTCTATGGTGAAGTTTATGGTCGACCAAAGCATATTTATTCCATTTACCGTAAAATGCGTGATAAGAAAAAACGGTTTGACCAGATTTTTGATTTAATTGCTATTCGTTGTATTATGGAAACAGCAAGTGATGTCTATGCTATGGTTGGTTACATCCATGAATTGTGGCGTCCAATGCCGGGACGTTTTAAGGATTATATTGCTGCACCAAAAGCAAATGGTTATCAATCTATTCATACAACGGTTTATGGTCCAAAAGGTCCAATTGAAATACAAATTAGGACAAAAGACATGCATGCAGTTGCGGAATATGGGGTTGCAGCTCATTGGGCATATAAAAAAGGAATCAAAGGGAAAGTTAATCAAGCAGAACAAAAGGTTGGAATGAACTGGATTAATGAACTGGTTGAGTTACAAGATGCTTCAAATGGTGACGCCAAAGACTTTGTTGATTCTGTTAAGGAAGAAATTTTTTCTGAAAGAATTTATGTCTTTACCCCAAATGGTGCTGTTCAGGAACTACCAAAAGATTCTGGTCCAATAGATTTTGCCTATGCCATTCATACTCAAGTTGGTGAAAAAGCGACAGGTGCCAAAGTTAATGGAAGAATGGTACCCCTTACTGCTAAATTAAAAACTGGTGATGTCGTTGAAATTGTGACCAATCCCAATTCTTTTGGTCCAAGTCGTGATTGGATCAAACTTGTAAAAACAAACAAAGCCCGCAATAAAATTAGACAATTCTTTAAAAATCAAGATAAGGAAATGTCCATTAATAAAGGTCGAGAGTTATTAGTTGATTATTTTCAAGAACAAGGATTTGTGGCTAATAAATACCTTGAGAAAAAACGCATCGATGAAATTTTACCAAGATTAAGTGTCAAAAGTGAAGAAGCTTTATATGCTGCAGTTGGTTTTGGTGATTTAAGTCCAGTTAGTGTTTTTAACAAACTCACGGAAAAAGAACGTCGTGAAGAAGAGCGTGCTAAGGCAAAAGCTGAGGCTGAGGAGCTTTTGCACGGTGGTGAAATTAAACACGAAAATCGTGAAGTACTTAAGGTTAAAAGTGAGAATGGGGTTATTATTCAAGGAGCATCTGGCTTATTAATGAGAATTGCTAAGTGTTGTAATCCTGTCCCTGGAGACCCTATTGAAGGCTACATTACAAAAGGTCGTGGCATTGCTATTCATAGAGCAGATTGTAATAACATTAAGAGTCAAGAAGGGTATGAACAACGCCTTATCGAAGTTGAATGGGATGAAGCAAATTCAAGCAAAGAATACCAAGCTGAAATTGATATCTATGGTTTAAACCGTAGTGGTCTTCTAAATGATATTTTACAAATTTTATCAAATGCAACAAAGAGTATCTCTTCTGTTAATGCGCAACCCACTAAGGATATGAAATTTGCTAATATTCATGTCTCTTTTGGAATTCCAAATCTAGCTCATTTAACAACTGTAGTTGATAAAATTAAAATCATTCCTGATGTCTATAGTGTTAAACGAACAAATGGTTAA
- the prmA gene encoding 50S ribosomal protein L11 methyltransferase, translating into MNNWKEFTITVNREAEEAVSNLLIEMGSQGVAISDSADYLGQENRFGELYPEVEQSEMVAITAYFPDTMDFELLEKAIKTSLDKLSEIGIKTGDVNIFSHDLAEEAWADNWKKYYEPARITHDLTIVPSWTDYEAKAGEKIIKLDPGMAFGTGTHPTTKMSLFALEQVLRGGETVIDVGTGSGVLSIASSLLGAKDIYAYDLDDVAVRVAQENIDMNPGTENIHVAAGDLLKGVHQEADVIVANILADILIHLTEDAYRLVKDEGYLIMSGIISEKWDMVRDSAERAGFFLETHMVQGEWNACVFKKTDDMSGVIGG; encoded by the coding sequence TTGAATAATTGGAAAGAATTTACGATAACAGTTAACCGTGAGGCAGAGGAAGCTGTCTCAAATTTATTGATTGAAATGGGAAGTCAGGGGGTTGCCATTAGCGACTCGGCTGATTACTTAGGACAAGAGAATCGTTTTGGCGAACTTTATCCTGAAGTAGAGCAATCTGAAATGGTTGCTATTACAGCTTACTTCCCAGATACTATGGATTTTGAATTGCTTGAAAAGGCTATTAAAACTTCACTAGATAAACTAAGTGAAATAGGAATCAAGACTGGAGATGTGAACATTTTTAGTCATGATTTGGCAGAAGAAGCTTGGGCTGATAACTGGAAGAAATACTATGAGCCAGCTCGCATTACTCACGATTTGACCATTGTGCCGTCATGGACGGACTATGAGGCTAAGGCTGGTGAGAAAATCATCAAGCTGGATCCTGGTATGGCTTTTGGGACAGGAACTCACCCAACAACTAAGATGAGTCTTTTTGCTTTGGAGCAAGTCCTTCGTGGTGGTGAGACGGTTATTGATGTGGGTACTGGTTCTGGCGTTTTGTCTATCGCTAGCTCCCTTTTGGGTGCCAAGGACATCTATGCCTATGATTTGGATGATGTTGCGGTGCGCGTGGCTCAGGAAAATATTGACATGAACCCAGGTACTGAAAATATTCATGTGGCTGCTGGCGACCTGCTTAAAGGTGTCCATCAAGAGGCAGATGTCATTGTTGCCAATATTTTGGCAGATATTTTGATTCATTTGACAGAAGATGCTTATCGTCTAGTCAAGGATGAAGGTTATCTCATCATGTCTGGTATCATTTCTGAGAAGTGGGACATGGTGCGTGACAGTGCAGAAAGAGCAGGCTTTTTCCTTGAAACACATATGGTTCAAGGTGAATGGAATGCTTGTGTATTTAAAAAAACAGATGATATGTCAGGAGTGATTGGTGGCTAA
- a CDS encoding replication-associated recombination protein A, which produces MPDNLALRMRPLTINEVIGQQHLVGDGKIIARMVEANKLSSMILFGPPGIGKTSIASAIAGTTKYAFRTFNATVDTKKRLQEIAEEAKFSGGLVLLLDEIHRLDKTKQDFLLPLLENGNIIMIGATTENPFFSVTPAIRSRVQIFELEPLTSDDIANALKNALDDKERGFDFSVHLDDDALSFITTATNGDLRSAYNSLDLAVMSTKPQADGSRHISLETVENSLQRSYITMDKNGDGHYDVLSALQKSIRGSDVNASLHYAARLIEAGDLPSLARRLTVIAYEDIGLANPEAQVHTVTALEAAQKIGFPEARILIANVVVDLALSPKSNSAYLAMDQALSDLRSNGNLPIPRHLRDGHYAGSKELGNAQDYLYPHNYPEKWVKQDYLPEKLKGKNYFSPNETGKYERALGANKERIDRLSQE; this is translated from the coding sequence ATGCCTGATAATTTAGCATTACGCATGAGACCGCTAACGATTAACGAGGTTATCGGTCAACAACATCTCGTTGGTGACGGTAAAATTATTGCCCGTATGGTTGAGGCAAATAAACTATCATCTATGATACTATTTGGCCCTCCTGGCATTGGAAAAACATCTATAGCTAGTGCTATTGCCGGTACAACAAAATATGCCTTTAGAACTTTTAATGCCACTGTAGATACTAAAAAAAGGTTACAAGAAATTGCTGAAGAGGCTAAGTTTTCAGGTGGTTTAGTGCTTTTACTAGATGAAATTCATCGCCTAGATAAGACTAAGCAAGATTTTTTATTGCCACTTCTTGAAAATGGGAATATTATCATGATTGGTGCCACCACAGAGAACCCTTTTTTCTCTGTCACTCCAGCCATTAGGAGTCGTGTCCAAATTTTTGAACTAGAGCCACTGACAAGTGATGACATCGCAAATGCTTTAAAAAATGCACTAGATGATAAGGAACGCGGTTTTGATTTTTCTGTTCACCTTGATGATGATGCTTTGTCATTTATTACAACAGCTACAAATGGTGACCTTCGCTCTGCTTATAATTCACTTGATTTAGCGGTCATGTCCACAAAACCACAAGCAGATGGTAGTAGACACATTAGTTTGGAAACCGTTGAAAACTCCTTACAACGTTCCTATATCACTATGGATAAAAATGGTGATGGCCATTATGATGTTCTTTCTGCCTTACAAAAGTCAATCCGCGGTTCCGATGTTAATGCGAGTTTACATTATGCCGCTCGATTAATTGAAGCAGGTGACTTACCAAGCTTGGCTAGACGTTTAACGGTTATCGCCTATGAAGATATTGGACTGGCAAATCCTGAAGCACAAGTGCATACAGTAACTGCACTTGAAGCTGCTCAAAAAATAGGATTTCCCGAAGCACGCATTTTGATTGCAAATGTCGTTGTCGATTTGGCTTTGTCTCCAAAATCAAATTCAGCTTACCTTGCAATGGACCAGGCATTAAGTGATTTAAGGTCAAATGGCAATCTGCCTATTCCACGTCATTTAAGAGATGGCCATTATGCAGGCAGTAAAGAATTAGGCAATGCACAAGACTATCTTTATCCTCACAATTACCCTGAAAAATGGGTAAAACAAGATTATTTACCAGAAAAATTAAAAGGAAAAAATTATTTTTCACCAAATGAAACAGGTAAATATGAGCGTGCTTTAGGAGCTAACAAAGAGCGAATTGACAGGCTATCACAGGAATAA